In the Granulosicoccus antarcticus IMCC3135 genome, ACTGGCAAGAATCGAGGCGATGTCCGTGCCGCCATTGTTGGTCTGAAATTTCGTGATTGTCGGCAGTGTCGTGGCGCCGCTATTGTCCAGTACCGGTGCGTCATTCTCCGAGCCAACGTCAATCGTCACGCTCTGCTGCGTACGACCGCCATTACCATCGTCAGCTTCGTAGACAAAGCTATCGGTTCCATTCCAATCCGTATCGGGCGTATAGGTGAATGATCCATCAGCGTTCAGAGTAAATCCCGAAGCATGGCTGGGACCAGATACGAGAGTTGCGGTAATGACTTCGCCACTAGCTTCAGTCGCTGCAAATATCTGTATACGGCTATTATTCGTATCGGCGACCCAGACTTGTCCGGTTGAATCCACTGCAATTCCAGCTGGATGCGCAAACTCACCTGCCGCAGTGCCATAAGTGCCCCAATCCAGGCGATAGTTTCCAGCAGAATCGAAGACTTGAATTCGTTGGTTGAAGTTATCGGCAATATAGGCATAACCGTCTGCGTCAAAGGCGATTGCGCTAGGGCCAGAAAGCTCGCCAATATCGTTGCCCGAGCTACCGAATGTCAGCAGGTGATTGCCAGAAGTGTCAAATTGTTGAATCCGATTGCCGGACTCCCCCACCCAGATAACCCCATTGGCATCGATGGCAATTGTTAGTGGTGCATCAAACTGACCATCTGCCGTGCCATAGTTGCCCCAGCTAAGCAGGTGGTTGCCCAGATTATCGAATTTCTGCACACGATCATTACTCGTATCCGTCACATAAATGTTGTCGCTGGCATCCACTGCAATTGCAGAAGGGTTCTCGAATTGGCTGTCACCTGCGCCAGTGACACCCCAAGTCAAAAGATGATTTCCAGCACTATCAAACTTCTGGATACGGTCATTGTTATTTTCGACAACAAAAATGTTTCCTGACGAGTCGATGGCAACATCAGCGGGTGAATTGAACTGGCCATCCGCTGTGCCAGATGAACCGAACGTCAGAAGATGATTACCGCCACTGTCAAATATCTGAATCCTGTGGTTGTTTCTGTCTGCGACATAAAGATTCCCTGAGGCGTCAAATTCAATCCCTCTGGGGTTGGTAAATTCACCATCAAGGGTCCCAGCAATGCCGAATTGGCTCACTAAAGCCGGATCAGTTGAATCCGGATCGCTGTCGTTTGATAACACGCCAGAGGCTGCAACCGTTAATGTTTCATCCTCGATGACGCTGTAGGACTCTGCCACTGTAACCGGTACATCATTGACCGGCGTGATGGCAACGGCGATGGTGTGCTCGTCTTCGAGGATCCCGAAATCCGAAGGAGGGTTGAAGTAGAGCTCTGAGACGAAAATACGGATCCGGGTGGCTTCGTCATAATCGGTTGGGCCAACGTAGGTCAATCCTTCCAGAGCGTTGTTGACTGAGGCAAGTGTGCCATATATGTCGATGTAGTCGCTGCCATCACCGCTGACCGAATCTAAACCGGCCAGGGAGGCAAGGGTCGCGGTTCCATGGTCCATGACGACCTGAACACTGTACTTTTCTCCACCACTATCGCCATCTACATCAGTGATAATAATCTGATTGCCGTTAGCTGCTGAAAAAACCAATGGTGCTTCTTCTGCAACAGTTACCGCCACTGGAGCCGAAATCAAGGGGCTATCGTTGATGGGTTCCACCGTGATACCCACGGTGGCAGTATCGTGGCCCTGATGCCCCATCATCAGCACGATTTCATTCTCGCTGAGGGCGGCATTGTATATCCGCACATCATCCAGGCTGCCAGCCATCGGAACACTACCGGCTTGCGAACCGACCAGGCTGCCGATGGCAATATCCTGAGTGGAATAAGTGCTCCAGTCCGGCACGGCTGCGGATGAGGCGGTGTTCACCAGTACGCCGTCAACGAAGAAATTCACCTCGTCACTGGTATCACTGAAGGTAACCGCAAGGTGATGCCAGCCGTCACCAGCGACATCATAGGTAGATGCCGTACTGTGGCTTGTGCCAAAGGCCGTATAGCTGACACCAAAGCCTGCCGTCGGATTGTGGTTGTCCAGTTCTATATAAAACTGGTCAGCCAGCGACAGCACGACATTGTCCTCCTCAATCGCATCAAGGTTCACCCAGGAGGCAAGGGTCAATTCACCACCAAGACCCTGAGTACCATTGCTGACGGTGAGCTTGTCGTCGCCATCGAAGTCAAGCACGTCGCCACGTTCTGAGTCTGTCCCAGGGCTTGGCTTGCTGGGATCACTAGACGTACTGGCATGGTTGCCATTACCACTCTGATCGGTGAAAACACCGTTCTCGAAATCGAACCGCGCATGCAGGCCAGCTTCGGTGGCAGCGCTTGATCCTGTGGTAACGATCAGCGAATCACTGCCATGATAATTCTCGCCGGGGCTATAGCTCAGACCATCCAGTGCAGAGTTGATGGCCGCCTCTGTGCCGAAAACAACCAGCGCTGCTTCACCATCGCCGGTTCCATCGAGAAAAGTGATACCTGCCGTGCTACCCAGTGTCAGTGTTCCACTGCTGACACTCAGGCTGGCACTGGCCGGTTGGTTGGCAGGCTTGCCACTGCTGAATTCGATAGCGTTGCCATCCACTGTCGAAAATGTGAAGCTGGTATCTTCGTTGGTGGTTTGCCCGATCGGTACTGTCCAGGAGGCATCGTCAGGCAGGTCATTCAGCAGAACGTTAACGTTTTTTTCGAAGATATTGCTATCGCCATCGGTCACCCGAATAGTCAGGATATGCGGCGAGTTGGTTTCATAGTCCAGCTTCGAACCATCGGCCACGCTGATGACACCCGTGTCGGCATCGATAGCGAAAGCACTGGTTTCAGTCTGCGATTGAATGGTGTAGGTCAGTGCATCCGTTGCGTCGAGCACCTCGTCCGCATTCCATTCGACGATGTAGGTGAAATTGCTTCCGTTGTTGTCATACCAGGCACCCGTGGCAGTTATCCGCAAGAAATCTTCCCCGGCGGCATCTGAGAGACCCATGTGTGAGGCGTATTCTCCATCCACCCGTGCACCCGTTGCCCCACCACTCCAGAATTTCTCGCTGGACTCGCTTGCGCCGTCCAGCCAGTGCCACTCTCCTTCGGTGCCTGCATCCGAAGCACCCAACCAGATCTCATTGCCTGAATCAAGCACGTACTGTAGAACCAGCTCATTCTCATTGGCAGAATCAACGGTAACCAGTTGTCCGGCGATACCGTTCAGATTGGATCCCGTTGCCGCATCACGTGCCGTGATGAAATTGACTGCTGAATTGACATGCCGATAAAATTTTCCTGTCTCGGCGTTGTAGGCCAGACTGGAGTCGGCGGCGAGCAGGGCGGCAATGCGGGTATCACGTTGTGTGTCCGTTCCAGACACAGCCCCTACCACTGTTCCATCGGCACTATTCTCTTCAACGGCCAGCAACAACTCGGGCGTACTGGTGACGTAGCCCCCGACAGCACCCACATTCATCGCCGTCAGGTTGTTGCCACTGACCGAGTCGGTCACGATTCGATTGCCCGTTGTTGAATCCAGCGAGAACGTATTGAAGGTCCAGTTGGCGATCATGCCTGGTTCGTCGTAGACCAGGGTATCCAGATAATTGTCCAGAATTTCAGCGTTGGATCGCACATCATTGAAAATGCGGAAGTCATGCAGTTTTCCCTGAAAAACCTCTTCCAGATCGAAATCTCCGCCTGGCGAATCCTGGTCCCGTATCATTGTCAGTTGACCGCCTGCAAGCAAGGTATGACCTGTGCTCAAGCCTGTACCTGACAAGATCGAAATGCCATCGACAAGGACCTCGTAGGCGCCGGTTAAACTTGACCAGGTGGCGCTAAGGGTGTGCTCCTTGCCGTCAAAAAGCACGTTTGCGTTGTAAGCGGTGGACTCGACGATGACACCATTGATGGTCAGTTCGATATGAGAGGCACTGGCACTGGTATGTTCAAAGGCTAATCGCACTTCATCGCTTTCTGATGGAATCGCATAGCTGATGAAGTCGGAATAATTCGATAAGGGCGGGGTGTCAGCCGAGAAACGTGCTTCGAGCGTAAAGTCGGTCAAACCGCCAAAGATAGCTGACCCTGCATCTGCGATCAGGTAGGCATCGTTGCCACCATCCTCGTTAACGCTCAAGCTACCGTCGGTTGCCGACACGACTTGTAGATCAACGGGGGCTGCTTGCTGGGTAAACTCGAACGCACCGATATCAACGGAGCCATCATTGCGAGCGGTGCCGTTCTGATCGGTTGCTGGCGCGCCGGTAGCGGTGCCGCCATCAATCGCCGAACTGCCTGCCAGCAAGGCATGCGTCAGTGTCGGGCCGCCGTTGTCCGCAAGGGGGCCAAGTCGTGCATCAACGGGGCTGAGCGTACTACCGACCTGATCGCTGTTGACGCCATCGGTGAGACCGGTCGCGGTTCCCACATCGCCGATCAGATTGCCACCACTGGAGGAAAAGGTGTCGTGGACATCCGAATCGCTGACTGCCGAGTTTCCTGCCACGATTACGTTGTGCAGCGTAGTCGATGAACCGGCCTCAGCGATTCCGCCACCCTCTGCATCTGAGACGTTTTCCGTGATCGTTACGTTCTGTAGTGAAATTGCCCCTTGAGTATAGATACCGCCACCTGGGTCCTTGGCATAGTTTCCGCTGATCGTCACATTGGTGAACGATGAGGGTGCTCCATTGTCAAAAACCCCTCCGCCGGACCTGGACAAGGCGGAGTTGTTGGAAAGGGTTGTGTCGGTCAGAGTCAGGCTGCCATCGCTATGAATGCCGCCGCCCTTGTTCGTCGACGTATTGCCATCAATAGTGGACGACTGAATGATGAGTGCGCCGGCGTTGTTGATCGCGCCGCCGTCTTTTCCCGTATTGCTAATCAGATTGACAGTGTCTAATGTGACATTCGCGGTGCCATTGATGTTTATTCCGCCTCCCGCACTGACAGCTGCATCTCCGTCCTGGATAGTCAGCCCACTAAGGGTAACGGTGCCGGAGGCAATGTTGATGACGCGGCTGAGTTCGTCGCCGCTAATAAAGGTCTGATCGGTTCCTGCACCCGTCAGGGTAATGTCGCTGTCGATTTCAAGTTCGCCCAGGCTCAAGGTATAGGTACCAGCGCCCAGACTGATCGTATGAGCACCACCCAGTGCATTGGCTTCTTCCATGGCTGCACGAAGAGAAGTATTGCCAGCAGCATCCTCGGCGATACCGTCGCCGGGGGTGGCATCGGCGGTGTCGAGTAGTGTATCTACGGTGAAGCTTGCCAGAATACCCTGCCATTTCTGCCGAGCCTCAGTGCTGAATGCAACTGTCGTCTCGATGTCGCCCGTTCTGGATTCCAGGTTCCAGTTACCACCAAGGTTTGCTGAACCGGTACGGTCACTGCTAGCGTTGACATCTGCATCGGTCAGCCTGGCCAGCGAGGCGATTAGCGCTTTACCGCTGTCACTGCCGGCCAGATCACAACCATAAAAGAGCAGGTCAGCATCCTGGGAGAGGGCATCGCTCCAGCTGGCAAGCTGGTGCGTGTAGGAGGAGAGTGTCTTGTTGGATAGCCAGGTATCACCCAGTTGCACAGTGCCCTCGTCACCATGGGAGACAATGTGGATGGCATCCAGACTTTCGTAACGTGTAAGTATCTCGGCGATCTGTTCAACCCCATCGCGAGTCGGGTCCAGAATCATGACATCGATAGTACGGCTGGAGTCAGTAGAGGTCCGAATATCCTGGATCAAGGTTTCGTAGTCTTCTACGCGAGAATCAACGAATACGAGTTCGCGTCGTGGTTCCTGAGCAGGCAAGGCATTGGCTGCTGCCACACTGCTTGATTGTCTGGTGGTAGGTTCGAGCTGATTGACACGATCTTGCTCGATGATATTCCCGGCGTGCTCATCAGATACCGAGACATCCGTGCTGGTCAGGTTTGACAGTGTGGATAAAAGCGAATGCCCCACATCGCCAGAAACCTGATCGAAGCCATGGATCAGCATATCGGCACCCACGGTAAAGCTGTCCTGCCAGTCTGCCAGCTCATCGGCCCGCACCAGCAGCTCTGTCAGATCAACTGTTGAATCTCCCATGTTAAAATGGGACTCTGAGCCAGCGACAACAAGGTGCAGGGTGCCGATGCTTTCGTACTGGGCCACTATTGCCGATATTTGCGTAATGCCATCACGATCAGCGTCAAGCACATGAACCTGCAACGAGTCCCCGGCTTGATTCTCCAGCTCGGCCACGATCGATTCGTAGTCCGGCGTCGCCGGATCGATGATCACAACGTGCAGTTTGTCTTGTCTGTGCTGCTCGCTGTTGGCGGCTGAGGTGGACGACTGCAAGGACGAATCTATTGAAGAGATCAGCCCGATATGCGCGCCGGAGTCGGACGAACTGAGTTCGAGGACAGGCAAAGGCAGGTCAGCGGAGAACAGTATCCGTTTTTCGAGTGTCTCCAGCTGAAAGGCGGTCTTGCCTCGGCTGTCTGGCTTGCCTGCCTGGTTCATTGCTCACTGGTCACCAGCACAACATCAGACTGGAATTCCAATTGGCACTTCTGTCCGCCAGGGATACTCAGTTGAGGATTAGGCAGGGTGAGTCTTACCCCAAAAGTGCCACTGCGGGTATCAAGCAACCGATCAACCACCTGGATGGTGGCTTGCAGCGGTTCTGCGTGATCTATCTCTGGGCGGATCAAGGCGGTGTCACCCGGCTTGAACGAGCCGAACAAGCGAGCAGGCAAGACCACCTCGATGCGCAGTGGATCAAGCTGTGCAAGGGTCATCAGCGGATTGTCGTAAACGAATTCCCCAGCAAAGGCTTGTTGTGCGACTACAACGCCGTCGATCGGACTGCGGATGGTTTTCTGTGCCAGTGAGTGCAAGGCCCGTTGAGCGTCTATTTGCGCAATCTTCAGATTCTCCAGCGCCTGAACCAGGGCGGCCGCGGCCACCTGCTGCTGCGCGCGAGCCTCATCCCATTTTTGAGTCGGTACCAGGTTCTGTTCTTGCAGTTTCTGCATGCGTGCCAGGTTGAGTTTTGCGAGTACGAGATCTGCCTCACGTGCGCTGACCTCGCTTTGCATACTGGCACGGGCGTTGGCCGCAGCAAGATTGATGTTCTCGGCCTCGGCTTCCAGTTCGATGATGGCTTGCCCACGGGTGACAAAATCGCTGCGATCTACCAGCAATTGCTTGATGACGCCTTGGACCGGACTGCCTACTTCGATGATGCGCATCGGCTCCATCAGACATTCAAACGGTTTTTGCTCGGCCGCTACGGAGCTAGAGGCAAACAGGCACCCCAGCAGCCAGCATGTGCAATTGATCCAGTTGTTCCACTTCATATTGCGATGCTCATTGCTATTCCTTACTCCGCCAGCCTGTTTACGTTCCCTTGCCGCTGATTGCCAGTTGGCGATTGAGCTGATCCTGCTCCTGGAAAACGGTTATTCGTTGTTGACGGTGTATACGTTCACAGCGACGCTGCGCATATTCCACCAGTTGAAGTGCCAACCACTGCCCAAGCCTTGGGTGGCGGTTCAAACAGTTATCGGCCAGATTTGCAATTTTCCTTAACTGGGTCTTGGTTACAAGTTCATCGCTCAGTGACAGAATGCTCTGGCAGGAGCCAGGATCCCCTTGGCGTGCCGCTCGGCCATACAATTGACGATCAACCCGGGAGGATTCGTTGATCTCCAGGTTGATGACATGCAATCCACCGAGCTCAGAGGCGTTAGCCTGTAGTGGGATGTCTGTGCCTCGGCCTGCCATGTTTGTCGCCACCGTAATCGCACCCGGCCTGCCTGCATTGGCGACGACCCTGGCCTCGTCCGCATCTTGTCGTGCATTGAGAAGCTCATGAGGTATGCCTTCCACATGCAGCAAGTCGCTGACCTGCTCTGAGAGTTCAACACTGCGGGTACCAATCAGCAAAGGTTGCCCCAGAGAGGTGCGCGTGAGGACCTCTTGCAATGCTCGCTCCAACTGTTCGGTT is a window encoding:
- a CDS encoding DUF4347 domain-containing protein → MNQAGKPDSRGKTAFQLETLEKRILFSADLPLPVLELSSSDSGAHIGLISSIDSSLQSSTSAANSEQHRQDKLHVVIIDPATPDYESIVAELENQAGDSLQVHVLDADRDGITQISAIVAQYESIGTLHLVVAGSESHFNMGDSTVDLTELLVRADELADWQDSFTVGADMLIHGFDQVSGDVGHSLLSTLSNLTSTDVSVSDEHAGNIIEQDRVNQLEPTTRQSSSVAAANALPAQEPRRELVFVDSRVEDYETLIQDIRTSTDSSRTIDVMILDPTRDGVEQIAEILTRYESLDAIHIVSHGDEGTVQLGDTWLSNKTLSSYTHQLASWSDALSQDADLLFYGCDLAGSDSGKALIASLARLTDADVNASSDRTGSANLGGNWNLESRTGDIETTVAFSTEARQKWQGILASFTVDTLLDTADATPGDGIAEDAAGNTSLRAAMEEANALGGAHTISLGAGTYTLSLGELEIDSDITLTGAGTDQTFISGDELSRVINIASGTVTLSGLTIQDGDAAVSAGGGININGTANVTLDTVNLISNTGKDGGAINNAGALIIQSSTIDGNTSTNKGGGIHSDGSLTLTDTTLSNNSALSRSGGGVFDNGAPSSFTNVTISGNYAKDPGGGIYTQGAISLQNVTITENVSDAEGGGIAEAGSSTTLHNVIVAGNSAVSDSDVHDTFSSSGGNLIGDVGTATGLTDGVNSDQVGSTLSPVDARLGPLADNGGPTLTHALLAGSSAIDGGTATGAPATDQNGTARNDGSVDIGAFEFTQQAAPVDLQVVSATDGSLSVNEDGGNDAYLIADAGSAIFGGLTDFTLEARFSADTPPLSNYSDFISYAIPSESDEVRLAFEHTSASASHIELTINGVIVESTAYNANVLFDGKEHTLSATWSSLTGAYEVLVDGISILSGTGLSTGHTLLAGGQLTMIRDQDSPGGDFDLEEVFQGKLHDFRIFNDVRSNAEILDNYLDTLVYDEPGMIANWTFNTFSLDSTTGNRIVTDSVSGNNLTAMNVGAVGGYVTSTPELLLAVEENSADGTVVGAVSGTDTQRDTRIAALLAADSSLAYNAETGKFYRHVNSAVNFITARDAATGSNLNGIAGQLVTVDSANENELVLQYVLDSGNEIWLGASDAGTEGEWHWLDGASESSEKFWSGGATGARVDGEYASHMGLSDAAGEDFLRITATGAWYDNNGSNFTYIVEWNADEVLDATDALTYTIQSQTETSAFAIDADTGVISVADGSKLDYETNSPHILTIRVTDGDSNIFEKNVNVLLNDLPDDASWTVPIGQTTNEDTSFTFSTVDGNAIEFSSGKPANQPASASLSVSSGTLTLGSTAGITFLDGTGDGEAALVVFGTEAAINSALDGLSYSPGENYHGSDSLIVTTGSSAATEAGLHARFDFENGVFTDQSGNGNHASTSSDPSKPSPGTDSERGDVLDFDGDDKLTVSNGTQGLGGELTLASWVNLDAIEEDNVVLSLADQFYIELDNHNPTAGFGVSYTAFGTSHSTASTYDVAGDGWHHLAVTFSDTSDEVNFFVDGVLVNTASSAAVPDWSTYSTQDIAIGSLVGSQAGSVPMAGSLDDVRIYNAALSENEIVLMMGHQGHDTATVGITVEPINDSPLISAPVAVTVAEEAPLVFSAANGNQIIITDVDGDSGGEKYSVQVVMDHGTATLASLAGLDSVSGDGSDYIDIYGTLASVNNALEGLTYVGPTDYDEATRIRIFVSELYFNPPSDFGILEDEHTIAVAITPVNDVPVTVAESYSVIEDETLTVAASGVLSNDSDPDSTDPALVSQFGIAGTLDGEFTNPRGIEFDASGNLYVADRNNHRIQIFDSGGNHLLTFGSSGTADGQFNSPADVAIDSSGNIFVVENNNDRIQKFDSAGNHLLTWGVTGAGDSQFENPSAIAVDASDNIYVTDTSNDRVQKFDNLGNHLLSWGNYGTADGQFDAPLTIAIDANGVIWVGESGNRIQQFDTSGNHLLTFGSSGNDIGELSGPSAIAFDADGYAYIADNFNQRIQVFDSAGNYRLDWGTYGTAAGEFAHPAGIAVDSTGQVWVADTNNSRIQIFAATEASGEVITATLVSGPSHASGFTLNADGSFTYTPDTDWNGTDSFVYEADDGNGGRTQQSVTIDVGSENDAPVLDNSGATTLPTITKFQTNNGGTDIASILASAGDPITDADTDALEGIAITTLASGNGTWEYLLNGAGSWAAIGSVTTTSALLLGADDLVRFVPNGVSGTTASFDFHAWDQTTGTAGTKADASTGGGNTAYSTASESAAITVVDANTAPVLDNAQSPIISPVDEDAGVPTGAVGSLVSELVDFATPSGQVDNVTDPDSGAGLGIAISAADTSNGTWFYSTNNGSTWNTLGAVSDTNARLLAADASTRLFFQANADYHGTLANAITFHAWDQTSGSNGTTTVLTGSGSETVLDNFSTVSYSNNNGSQSWSTGWIEVDSGGGLMRELEAATLGSRAGNSCSNQKHWPKRCTERSI
- a CDS encoding efflux RND transporter periplasmic adaptor subunit, with product MKWNNWINCTCWLLGCLFASSSVAAEQKPFECLMEPMRIIEVGSPVQGVIKQLLVDRSDFVTRGQAIIELEAEAENINLAAANARASMQSEVSAREADLVLAKLNLARMQKLQEQNLVPTQKWDEARAQQQVAAAALVQALENLKIAQIDAQRALHSLAQKTIRSPIDGVVVAQQAFAGEFVYDNPLMTLAQLDPLRIEVVLPARLFGSFKPGDTALIRPEIDHAEPLQATIQVVDRLLDTRSGTFGVRLTLPNPQLSIPGGQKCQLEFQSDVVLVTSEQ